A portion of the Scleropages formosus chromosome 15, fSclFor1.1, whole genome shotgun sequence genome contains these proteins:
- the LOC108919614 gene encoding guanine nucleotide-binding protein G(I)/G(S)/G(O) subunit gamma-2 — MASNNTASIAQARKLVEQLKMEANIDRIKVSKAAADLMSYCEAHAKEDPLLSPVPASENPFREKKFFCVIL, encoded by the exons ATGGCCAGCAACAACACCGCCAGCATTGCCCAGGCCAGGAAACTGGTGGAGCAGCTCAAGATGGAAGCCAACATCGACAGAATAAAG GTGTCAAAAGCAGCCGCAGACTTAATGTCATATTGCGAAGCCCATGCCAAAGAGGACCCGCTCCTGTCGCCTGTGCCAGCATCCGAGAACCCGTTCAGGGAGAAGAAGTTCTTCTGTGTTATACTGTAA